From the genome of Pseudomonas helvetica:
TCTGGACCAACTGCTACCACCTGTACCCGGCGCACGCGGCGTTCGGTGGTTACAAGAAGTCCGGCGTTGGCCGTGAGACCCACAAAATGATGCTCGACCACTACCAGCAAACCAAAAACCTGCTGGTGAGCTACGACATCAACCCGCTGGGTTTCTTCTGACCTGCAACGTTAACCGCTCGTAGACGCTGCCACAGGTTCGGGCCAAAAGATCGCAGCCTTGCGGCAGCTCCTAAGGACTCGGGATGTACTCCCGCGATGTAGGAGCTGGCGCAGCCTGCGATCTTTTGATTTTCGCGTTTAACCGTCTCGGCCCTGCCTCGTGTACCCCCTACCAAGGCACCCCGCCACCTCCTTCGAAAGTAGCATTCGGGCGTCAGTCCTCGCGTGTATTAATGCCTCTACCGGAATGCACCGGCACAAGAAGAGGATTGACCCATGTGGACTAAACCCGCGTTTACCGACCTGCGTATTGGCTTCGAAGTGACGATGTATTTCGCCAATCGTTGATGTTCCGTCCGGCCATCTGCACGGTGGCCGGGCCTCTTGTCGGGAGCACTGTCCATGCATATCCGTATTCTTGGTTCCGCCGCTGGCGGTGGTTTTCCGCAATGGAACTGCAATTGTCGCCAGTGCAGCGGCGTGCGTAATGGCCGCCTGAGGGCGCAGCGTCGTACCCAGTCATCGATTGCCTTGAGTGACAATGGCGTGGACTGGGTCTTGTGCAATGCTTCACCGGACATCCGCACCCAACTCGAGAGCTTCGCCCCCCTGCAACCGGCGCGTCGCTTGCGTGATACGGCGATTGCCGGAGTCGTGCTGCTGGACAGCCAGATCGACCATTGCACCGGTCTGCTCAGTCTGCGCGAAGGCTGCCCGCATCAGGTCTGGTGCACCGAGCGGGTCCATCAGGACCTGAGCAGCGGCTTCCCTTTGTTCAACATGCTCAGCCACTGGAACGGTGGTTTGCAGTGGCAGCCCATCGGGCTGGACAGTCAGCCATTCCCTATCGCGGCTTGCGCGCACCTGCAATGGCGGGCGATCCCGTTGCGCAGCAACGCGCCACCGTATTCACCCAATCGCGGCAACCCGCAACCGGGCGACACCATCGGCCTGTTCATCGAGGACCTGCGCAGCGGCGCGAGCCTGTTCTATGCCCCCGGCCTGGGCGAGGTCGATGCCGAGGTGCTGGGCTGGATGCAGCGCGCCGACTGCCTGCTGCTCGACGGCACGCTGTGGCGCGACGATGAAATGCGCCTGTGCGAAGTCGGCCAGAGTCTGGGCAGCGAGATGGGCCACCTGGCGCAAAGCGGCCCCGGCGGCATGCTCGACGTGCTGGAGGGATTTCCCCGTCAACGCAAGATTCTCATCCACATCAATAACACCAACCCGATCCTCGACGAAGACTCGGCCGAACGCGCCGAACTGGCACGGCGCAACGTTGAAGTGGCCTATGACGGCATGAGCATCGAGCTGTGAACGCGTTGCCCGCAGCGTTCCACCGGAGAACCGAGATGACTGACACACCACTGGCTCCCGCCGAGTTCGAACAGGCACTGCGTGCCAAGGGCGCCTATTACCACATTCACCATCCGTTCCATCAGGCGATGTACGCTGGGCGCGCCACGCGTGAACAGATCCAGGGCTGGGTCGCCAATCGTTTCTATTATCAGCTGAACATCCCGCTCAAGGACGCGGCTATTCTGGCCAACTGCCCGGATCGCGAGGTGCGTCGGGAGTGGCTGCAACGCCTTGTCGATCACGATGGCGTGCCCGGCAGCGAGGGCGGGATCGAGGCCTGGCTGCGGCTGGGGGAGGCGGTGGGCGTTGAGCGTGAGCGGATGCTCTCTCAGGAAATGGTCCTGCCGGGGGTGCGCTTTGCGGTGGATGCCTACGTCAACTTCGCCCGCCGCGCCTGTTGGCAGGAGGCCGCCAGCAGTTCGCTCACTGAACTCTTTGCACCGCAGATCCATCAATCCCGACTCGACGCCTGGCCGCAGCACTACCCGTGGATCGACCCTGCCGGCTACGAGTATTTCCGTACACGCCTGAGTCAGGCGCGGCGTGATGTCGAACATGGCTTGCACATTACCCTGGCGCATTACGTCACGCGCGAGGGGCAGCTGCGGATGCTGGAGATTCTGCAATTCAAGCTCGACGTACTGTGGAGCATGCTTGATGCCATGAGCATGGCCTATGAACTGGAACGTCCGCCGTACCACAGCGTCACCCGCGAGGCAGTCTGGCATCGGGGGATTGTCCTGTGAGCGGCATCGAACGTCACCTGCAACCGGCACTGCGTCGCGGCTTTCGCCTGCAGTGGGAAGCACGTCAGGATTGCCATGTGCTGCTCTACCCGGAAGGCATGATCAAACTCAATCGCAGTGCTGGCGAGATCCTCAGCCTGGTGGACGGTCAGCGCAATGTGGCGTCGATCATCGAGCTGCTGTCGGCGCGTTTCCCCGAGGTGCCGGGGATCGATGAAGATGTGCTGGCGTTCCTGGAGGTGGCCCATGCTCAATACTGGATCGAATGACCCGCGTCCGGGCCCGCCGTTGTGGCTGCTGGCGGAACTGACTTATCGCTGCCCGTTGCAGTGCCCGTATTGCTCCAATCCCCTGGACTTCGCCCTGCACGGTGAGGAATTGA
Proteins encoded in this window:
- the pqqA gene encoding pyrroloquinoline quinone precursor peptide PqqA — its product is MWTKPAFTDLRIGFEVTMYFANR
- the pqqB gene encoding pyrroloquinoline quinone biosynthesis protein PqqB, with translation MHIRILGSAAGGGFPQWNCNCRQCSGVRNGRLRAQRRTQSSIALSDNGVDWVLCNASPDIRTQLESFAPLQPARRLRDTAIAGVVLLDSQIDHCTGLLSLREGCPHQVWCTERVHQDLSSGFPLFNMLSHWNGGLQWQPIGLDSQPFPIAACAHLQWRAIPLRSNAPPYSPNRGNPQPGDTIGLFIEDLRSGASLFYAPGLGEVDAEVLGWMQRADCLLLDGTLWRDDEMRLCEVGQSLGSEMGHLAQSGPGGMLDVLEGFPRQRKILIHINNTNPILDEDSAERAELARRNVEVAYDGMSIEL
- the pqqC gene encoding pyrroloquinoline-quinone synthase PqqC codes for the protein MTDTPLAPAEFEQALRAKGAYYHIHHPFHQAMYAGRATREQIQGWVANRFYYQLNIPLKDAAILANCPDREVRREWLQRLVDHDGVPGSEGGIEAWLRLGEAVGVERERMLSQEMVLPGVRFAVDAYVNFARRACWQEAASSSLTELFAPQIHQSRLDAWPQHYPWIDPAGYEYFRTRLSQARRDVEHGLHITLAHYVTREGQLRMLEILQFKLDVLWSMLDAMSMAYELERPPYHSVTREAVWHRGIVL
- the pqqD gene encoding pyrroloquinoline quinone biosynthesis peptide chaperone PqqD, giving the protein MSGIERHLQPALRRGFRLQWEARQDCHVLLYPEGMIKLNRSAGEILSLVDGQRNVASIIELLSARFPEVPGIDEDVLAFLEVAHAQYWIE